ACTCTAGTCAATCTGCTCATGCGTTTTTATGATATACAAGGCGGCAGAATAACTATTGATGGAATTGACATAAAAGATATGTCCCGCAGAGAACTTCGGAGTAAATTCGGTATGGTTCTACAGGATACCTGGTTATTTAGCGGCAGTATAGGGGAAAACATTGCATACAGTAATTTTAATGTTAGCAAAGAAGAAATTATTGCAGCAGCTAAATCAGCGCGAGCCGACCATTTTGTCAGAACACTACCTGATGGCTATAATACACTGCTTTCAGAAGATGGTTCTAATATCTCCGGGGGGCAGAAACAATTATTAACTATAGCAAGAGCTATTTTAGCTGACCCTTCCATTCTAATATTGGATGAAGCGACTTCTAGTGTGGACACCCGTACTGAGGTTGAAATTCAAAAAGCAATGAACAACCTGATGAAAGGGCGAACCAGCTTTATTATAGCACATAAATTGTCCACTATCCGGGATGCTGATTTAATTCTTGTTATGCAGCAGGGTACGATTATAGAACAAGGCACCCATAACGAACTGCTGGGGCAAAAAGGGTTTTACGAAAAATTATATAACAGCCAATTTGCAAGATAACCATTCTTTTTTTTAGAGTGGATTGGTATTTTAATAACTTACACTAAGTATAAATATAAGCAGTAAAAGCTTAATGACGTATTTTGTATACACAAAAAGTCATTAAGCTTTTCTAAATTTTGGCTATTCCGTATAACTTTATAGCATTGGTTTTTTATATTCTATTCATATTCGTTGCTTGACTCATATTTGTTAAAACTGGTCAATTACCAAAACTGCCTCTAATTCCGGCGTTCCTTCTGCCAAACCAATTGCATATATGGAATATAGAGTATCTTCTTCTAAATCTAAATCAGAGACTGTAAGTGCTACAACATCGGTTCCTGCTACTCGCACCTCTAAAGTATAATCTCCGGGAGAAACTTCAATATACTGAGTCATTTGCTTATAGGATACATCCGGTAATAAAACAGTGCCATCCTGAAGCGTTATATCAACTGCCGGAGCATCCGGTGATAAGTGTACAAATCTAACCTTGGCATTACCGCTACTCGGATTCGTCATATTGTCAGGAATAGATAAAAGTCCTAAATCCTCCAAAGTTCCCACTGCTGCTATAGTAGCCATGGTATCATCTGTTACCATGAACATATTACTTACTAATGGATTATCTCTTGTTCCTGCTTCATAAAGGGTTATTCTATAATTATTATTAGGAACAGGTAAATACTCTGTATACTCTCCATAAGTCAAATCTCTGACCAAAAGTGTATCATTGGCATAGACATCCACATTAGGAGCATCCGCAACGGCATGAAAAACTCTTAGATTTCCCGTTCGGTTTTGCAAATAACTCATCTTGGGATAACTGGTATATCTGGTATAGTAATGCATGAATCGACCTCATAATATTGTTCATTCTACAATATATGTAGTGATTGTGTTTTTGTTCAAAGAATAACTGACTCTCTCCTCTTATCTTAAGAACACAAACTTAAAATATATCTATCTAAGAAAAAAACCAGAGGCATAGTAATATTCTTCTGCATTACTTTTCGTCAGCATGTGTATTTCTCCCGTAAGCGCAAGACTTTTACCGCTTATTTTATATTGATATAATTTCTCTTGACTCATAATATAAAGGTCATCACCCTCTATGTTCATTTGTAGAATGGGGTGTTCTAGATTTATAGTGTTCATCGTTTCTTTTTTTGTGTTATAAAAAGTGAGTTGATTCCCTTCAAAAGTAACTAAATTGCAATGGGCTATAACTAAAAATTCGTTGTATGGAATAATATCTGATGGGTAAGCCGTTTTCAAATCAATATCTTTAACAGTCAGATTCTTAGTGGAAATAGCACTTATTAAGGTACCAGGTTGATCATATTGATTCATAGGACTGGAGAAGTATACGACATCCCCGACCAACGCCGTTTTGTAATGACTGCTTCCACTCTTACTGATATTAATAGTCTTAAGTACATTTAACTCCATGTCTAAAAGGTACAGAAATGAAACTAATGAGTTCTCTTCTCTTTTCGTCCCAAATGCCAGAAGCTTATCGCCTGCGAGTTCAAGCTTACTAATATAAATATCTATAAAAGCTTTTTCAATAACTTCCTGACTTTGTTTATGACAACGATTGATGTATGAATTTCCGTTATAGGTGTTACATGTAAAAATGTAATCGGCATTTGCTGAAAGACTATTCATCGCCAACTGATCTATAGTATATTCCTTTGTGTCACCATTTGTTAAATCTAGTTCCAAAACCATCTTAAGGTCTTTTTCATTAGCTAATCCCTGAGGAATGGTATACAGTTTATCTTCGAATATTATAGGATTATAAAATATATTTCCCATACTTCCAAAAGGTAATTCTTGTGTATATACTTTTTGAAGCTCCTGATTATAATATGTTATAACACTGTCATTATCCTGGCCTGTCGTTTCTATAATGCCAAATTTGTAATCTCCTGCAAACTTCTCTGTGTTTCTTTTACAGCCTGTCAGGAAGCCAATGACAAGTATGAAAAGGAGGGTTAATCTAATCCATACCATATTTCTTCTCCTTCCTATTATTTTTATGTTAACTTAAAAGGATTCGGTAAAAGATTAGACCATCTACACCTTAATCCTTAAACGGCTGTTACATATTCTTTGATAATGCTTTAGAATCATGTAACAGCCAGGTAATATAAGTAAATAATTTGTTTTAATTATATATAGTTACTCTGTACTATTTCTTATAAATTGTACGGGTACTAGCGGATTGCACTAATTCTATGGGATGAATTGCAGTAAGGAATGAACTGGTGTCAAGATTTATCCCGTAATTGTCTAAATATGCGGCATAAACCAGCTGGGAACAATAGAACTTAGATCTGGTGTTCTTATCCAGGTAATTAAAATTATAAGGTTTGCCGATTTGTTTGTAGCTCCAATTAGCAGCTGCAGTGTCCTGTGCTGCTGTGGTACCGATAACCGTTACACCATAACAGGAATTCCTGGTAGTATTCCAATCGTTTGGACCGGTTGTTACACCTTTCGATAAGGCTTCCACGACTGTAGATGATGTCCAGATAATTGCAGCATGTCCTGTAGGAATAATCCCTTTTAATTTGTCCTCGGTCACCAGAATAACACCGCTTCTGGTGGGATATGTGCCGGTAGATGACTGCGTACTTTTACTTAATGTTCCATAAGCAGAAGTATGTTTACTGTCAGCATATACTTTTTGACTCCTTGCACTCTCAAACTGCTTATCAAGCTCTTCCTGAGTAAATATTTCCTCCGGATTCTTGTAGTAAGAAGCTGCGGAAGTAATTGCTTGTACAGAAAATACTAAAGATAATGCAGTTACTGCTATAACTGCTTTTTTGATGATTTGCTTTTTCACTTGTTCCCCTCCTATTATATTGAATTATTTATATCTACTTACATTACCCTCTAATTGACTGCATCCCATTAATTGTAAATACTTTATCATGATATACATATTTTGTAAACAATTACTTGTATCTATATGTAAAAAAAATATGTTTACAGAATATTATTGTATGCCCTCTTCATGAATATACTATAGAAAATATATGTTAATACCTCATTAATAAAATGTAAATATTTGTTATTTTGTACAAAAAAATACCCGGCAAACTACCTATTTGTTTGCCGAGTAAGTAAATTACTTAATACATTTATTTCAAACTATTGTTAATAATATCTTTTGCTTTCGTGTCATCATTTGATACACTAAAAACTACATAATTCCCTTTTTTTATTATAACAGCTTTATCCAATTTTTTAAGTTCTTCGGGTACATAATCCTGAAATGATGTTT
The nucleotide sequence above comes from Anaerocolumna cellulosilytica. Encoded proteins:
- a CDS encoding YiiX/YebB-like N1pC/P60 family cysteine hydrolase; translated protein: MKKQIIKKAVIAVTALSLVFSVQAITSAASYYKNPEEIFTQEELDKQFESARSQKVYADSKHTSAYGTLSKSTQSSTGTYPTRSGVILVTEDKLKGIIPTGHAAIIWTSSTVVEALSKGVTTGPNDWNTTRNSCYGVTVIGTTAAQDTAAANWSYKQIGKPYNFNYLDKNTRSKFYCSQLVYAAYLDNYGINLDTSSFLTAIHPIELVQSASTRTIYKK
- a CDS encoding DUF4397 domain-containing protein, whose protein sequence is MHYYTRYTSYPKMSYLQNRTGNLRVFHAVADAPNVDVYANDTLLVRDLTYGEYTEYLPVPNNNYRITLYEAGTRDNPLVSNMFMVTDDTMATIAAVGTLEDLGLLSIPDNMTNPSSGNAKVRFVHLSPDAPAVDITLQDGTVLLPDVSYKQMTQYIEVSPGDYTLEVRVAGTDVVALTVSDLDLEEDTLYSIYAIGLAEGTPELEAVLVIDQF